In Gulosibacter molinativorax, a single window of DNA contains:
- a CDS encoding CinA family protein, whose amino-acid sequence MSYSAHDLPDLIADQVEGSGTRVALAESLTCGTVAGMLGRGHGTSAWLRGGIVAYSTEIKQRVLGVSPGPVVTARCAEEMAAGAAKLFDAEITVSTTGVGGPGSQEGRPAGTVFVGWYRDGQVGSTEYLFAGDPERVLDQTVSVALQRLYEITSDTKRTATAGDSNLHG is encoded by the coding sequence ATGAGCTACAGCGCCCACGATCTGCCCGATTTGATCGCAGACCAAGTCGAAGGAAGCGGGACGCGAGTGGCGCTCGCGGAATCGCTGACGTGCGGCACCGTCGCGGGGATGCTCGGGCGGGGACACGGCACTTCGGCGTGGCTGCGCGGGGGTATCGTTGCCTACTCCACGGAAATAAAACAGCGAGTACTCGGGGTCAGCCCGGGGCCCGTGGTGACCGCCCGATGCGCGGAGGAGATGGCGGCTGGTGCGGCCAAGCTCTTTGACGCCGAAATCACCGTCTCGACTACCGGAGTCGGCGGGCCGGGCTCGCAAGAGGGCCGCCCCGCTGGCACGGTATTTGTCGGCTGGTATCGCGACGGTCAGGTCGGTAGCACGGAGTATCTGTTCGCGGGTGATCCCGAACGGGTGCTCGATCAGACGGTCTCGGTGGCGCTGCAACGGCTGTACGAAATCACCAGCGACACCAAGCGCACCGCGACTGCGGGAGACTCGAACCTGCACGGTTAG
- a CDS encoding transporter substrate-binding domain-containing protein: MRAQLGRPSGGWRRASRRLTLGLVSLSIGTLLAGCGMSIPTDPNGTLDRVTGGELRVGVSSNPPRTDVADQPSGIEVDAVEEFASTLDADIEWIEGSEAELVEGLKNGSLDLAIAGFHDDSPWAPEVAVTRSCIRGTDAAGKPTNFVMFVPAGENDFLTSLEASLCDEEPKR, translated from the coding sequence ATGCGCGCTCAATTAGGCCGACCCAGCGGCGGCTGGAGGCGGGCATCGCGGAGGCTCACCCTCGGCCTCGTGTCGCTCTCGATCGGCACGCTCCTCGCCGGATGCGGAATGAGCATCCCGACGGACCCAAACGGCACGCTCGATCGCGTTACGGGAGGGGAGCTGCGGGTCGGCGTCTCGAGTAATCCGCCGCGTACCGACGTGGCGGACCAACCCTCCGGTATCGAGGTCGACGCCGTCGAAGAGTTCGCGAGCACACTGGATGCTGATATCGAGTGGATCGAGGGTTCCGAGGCGGAACTTGTCGAGGGGCTCAAAAATGGCAGCCTCGACCTTGCGATCGCCGGGTTTCACGACGATTCACCCTGGGCGCCGGAGGTGGCGGTAACGAGATCGTGCATACGGGGAACCGATGCTGCGGGGAAGCCGACGAATTTCGTGATGTTCGTACCGGCGGGAGAAAACGACTTTCTCACGAGCCTCGAGGCGTCCCTGTGTGACGAGGAGCCGAAGCGATGA
- a CDS encoding tetratricopeptide repeat protein, with product MSDSPIILGYDPETLRERIDPDAAATRLEEIERFRSLSALNEQVALLRMLGRLDEAFDKAQTALRQSRFTGSREDSLAARVRRAQVEQYQGKLDTALNELTGCVDEAVAHEWDELAGFSLQHRGKVLFDLGRLEEALADFERALKYRENEGIPADQTNSTKFAIRAVRAKLEGTSTEEFDEPITSIDN from the coding sequence GTGTCTGACTCCCCGATTATCCTTGGCTATGACCCCGAGACCCTGCGCGAACGCATCGACCCGGATGCCGCCGCCACGCGTCTCGAGGAGATCGAACGATTCCGCTCGCTGTCGGCGCTGAACGAGCAGGTCGCGCTGCTGCGCATGCTCGGCCGACTCGACGAAGCGTTCGACAAGGCACAAACCGCGCTGCGGCAGTCGCGCTTCACGGGTTCGCGTGAGGACTCGCTCGCGGCGCGCGTTCGCCGCGCGCAGGTCGAGCAATATCAGGGCAAGCTCGACACCGCGCTTAACGAGCTGACGGGATGCGTCGACGAAGCGGTTGCCCACGAGTGGGATGAGCTGGCCGGCTTCTCGCTGCAGCACCGCGGCAAGGTCCTGTTCGACCTCGGTCGGCTCGAGGAGGCCCTCGCCGATTTCGAACGCGCGCTGAAGTACCGCGAGAACGAGGGCATCCCCGCGGACCAGACGAACTCGACCAAGTTCGCGATTCGCGCCGTGCGCGCGAAGCTCGAGGGCACCTCGACGGAAGAGTTCGACGAGCCGATCACCTCGATCGACAACTAG
- a CDS encoding cation diffusion facilitator family transporter, whose product MKRLPLPDGLLRERARAIRLQWISLTITALSAALVFSVAGNSQAMKAAWVEDALSLIPPIAFLISSRVSTQAPTQRHPYGFHRSVGVGHLIASVALTAMALILIYESASALLAAEHPTIGSVELFGVTLWQGWLMIGAMILTGWPPVVLGHIKLKYARKLHDKILYADAEMNKADWQTATGSIFGILGIGLGLWWLDATVALLIAGSILKDGVSNLRASLLDLMDKQARTHDDAKTHPLVGDSNRAIADLPWVKAVGSRVRDEGHELHLEAFVVPKHPKRVSIERLEEAREACQVLDWKLRDVVIVPVRELPEWVYSRQD is encoded by the coding sequence ATGAAACGACTTCCGCTCCCCGACGGCCTCCTGCGCGAACGTGCGCGGGCAATTCGGCTGCAGTGGATCTCGTTGACCATCACGGCATTGAGCGCGGCGCTCGTGTTTAGCGTGGCCGGCAACTCGCAGGCGATGAAAGCGGCGTGGGTTGAGGACGCCCTGTCGCTCATCCCACCGATCGCGTTCCTCATTTCAAGCCGCGTGAGTACGCAGGCGCCGACGCAACGACATCCGTATGGCTTTCACCGTTCGGTCGGCGTGGGGCACCTCATCGCGAGCGTGGCGCTGACGGCAATGGCGCTGATCCTCATCTACGAGTCGGCGAGCGCATTGCTCGCGGCGGAGCACCCGACTATCGGTTCGGTCGAATTATTCGGAGTGACGCTGTGGCAAGGCTGGCTCATGATCGGCGCGATGATCCTCACCGGATGGCCGCCGGTGGTGCTCGGCCATATCAAACTGAAATACGCGCGAAAACTCCACGACAAGATTTTGTACGCGGATGCGGAGATGAATAAAGCCGATTGGCAGACCGCAACGGGGTCGATATTCGGCATTCTCGGGATCGGCCTTGGCCTGTGGTGGCTTGACGCGACGGTCGCACTGCTGATCGCGGGCAGCATCCTCAAGGATGGCGTGAGCAATTTGCGGGCATCGCTACTCGACCTCATGGACAAGCAGGCAAGAACGCACGACGATGCCAAGACGCATCCACTCGTTGGTGATTCGAATCGCGCGATTGCCGACCTGCCGTGGGTAAAAGCGGTCGGTTCCCGAGTCCGGGATGAGGGCCACGAGCTGCACCTCGAGGCATTCGTCGTGCCGAAGCATCCAAAACGAGTCTCGATCGAACGGCTCGAGGAGGCTCGCGAGGCGTGCCAGGTGCTCGATTGGAAACTCCGGGATGTCGTGATCGTGCCGGTGCGGGAGCTTCCGGAATGGGTCTACTCCCGGCAAGACTGA
- a CDS encoding SprT-like domain-containing protein, whose product MADLTDVRGWAAELIATHLDDSWSFAFDNAKTRAGKCNFERREISVSRYLAQKHSDEQVKQTLLHEIAHGMVGARAGHGPVWQACAAQIGYVGGRTHTAEVADEFAKWVGTCPNGHEIYRFRRPGNRAVSCAKCSKRFDRRFLVTWRERQTV is encoded by the coding sequence GTGGCCGACCTTACTGACGTGCGCGGCTGGGCCGCGGAGCTCATCGCCACGCATCTCGACGACTCCTGGTCGTTCGCGTTCGACAACGCCAAGACTCGCGCCGGTAAATGCAATTTCGAGCGTCGCGAGATCTCGGTCTCACGCTATCTCGCGCAGAAGCACTCGGATGAGCAGGTCAAGCAGACGCTCCTGCACGAGATCGCGCACGGGATGGTTGGCGCGCGGGCCGGGCACGGCCCGGTGTGGCAGGCGTGCGCGGCGCAGATCGGGTACGTGGGCGGGCGCACGCACACGGCCGAGGTGGCAGATGAGTTCGCGAAATGGGTTGGGACGTGTCCGAACGGGCACGAGATCTACCGTTTCCGTCGCCCCGGCAACCGTGCGGTGTCGTGCGCGAAGTGCTCGAAGCGCTTCGATCGGCGCTTCCTCGTGACCTGGCGCGAGCGCCAGACGGTGTAG